A single genomic interval of Methylocystis sp. IM3 harbors:
- a CDS encoding RelA/SpoT family protein — MMRQYELVERVRKYNPNVDEDLLNRAYVYAMKAHGQQTRASGDPYFSHPLEVAAILTDLKLDDATIVAAVLHDTIEDTETTREEIDRLFGEQIGRLVDGLTKIEKLDLVSKQARQGENFRKLLLAVAEDVRVLLVKLADRLHNMRTLHFVPPEKRARISQETLDIYAPLAGRMGMQRLREELEGLAFRHLMPEAHQTIEQRLHDLRAKNGRIIKKIEDDLKREFSDRGIEAAVTGRQKTAYSVWRKMERKSISFEQLSDIFGFRILVGTVEDCYRALGVVHAKWPNVPGRFKDYISTPKQNDYRSIHTTVIGPGHQRVELQIRTAEMHEIARFGIAAHALYKDATGDEGREELAKESRAFRWLQETLDLLAHGDSPEEFLEHTRLELFQDQVFCFTPKGGLIALPRGATPIDFAYAVHTKLGDSAVGAKINGRVAPVLSHLQNGDEVEIIRAEGHVPPTAWEAAVATGKARAAIRRATREAVRQQYAGLGRQIVERAFERAVRVYSDDRLKAALKRLARPSIDDVLAAVGRGEIYSGDVVKAVYPDFTEERKTPQAPMAPGEPGWFGVKANANVVFKAPGASGDGDAGAIPIRGLRGDAPVRFAPEGGAVPGDRIVGIFTPGEGITIYPIQSPSLTAFDDQPERWLDVRWDIDPENRALFPARIVATAINEPGTLGALATLIGETGANIDNIGFKAQSPDFREMTFDLEVADLKHLTSVLTKLRASPLISKVERVIG, encoded by the coding sequence ATGATGCGTCAATATGAGCTTGTCGAACGGGTTCGCAAATACAACCCGAATGTCGACGAGGATTTGCTGAACCGCGCTTATGTATATGCGATGAAGGCGCATGGTCAGCAGACGCGCGCCTCCGGCGATCCCTATTTTTCCCATCCTCTCGAAGTCGCGGCCATACTGACGGACCTCAAGCTCGACGATGCGACCATCGTCGCGGCCGTGCTGCACGATACGATCGAGGATACGGAGACGACGCGCGAGGAGATCGATCGCCTCTTCGGCGAGCAGATCGGCAGGCTGGTGGACGGCCTCACCAAGATCGAGAAGCTCGACCTCGTCTCCAAACAGGCCCGGCAGGGCGAGAACTTCCGCAAGCTGCTCCTCGCCGTCGCCGAGGACGTGCGTGTGCTGCTCGTCAAGCTTGCCGACAGGCTGCACAACATGCGCACGTTGCACTTCGTGCCGCCAGAAAAGCGCGCCCGCATCTCGCAGGAGACGCTGGATATTTACGCGCCGCTCGCCGGGCGCATGGGCATGCAGCGCCTGCGCGAGGAACTGGAGGGGCTCGCCTTCCGTCATCTGATGCCGGAGGCGCACCAGACGATCGAGCAGCGGCTGCACGACCTGCGCGCCAAGAACGGCCGGATCATCAAGAAGATCGAAGATGATCTGAAGCGCGAGTTCTCGGACCGCGGCATCGAGGCGGCGGTGACGGGACGCCAGAAGACGGCCTATTCCGTCTGGCGCAAGATGGAGCGCAAATCCATCTCCTTCGAGCAGCTCTCCGATATTTTCGGTTTTCGCATCCTCGTCGGCACGGTCGAGGACTGCTACCGCGCGCTCGGCGTGGTGCACGCCAAATGGCCGAATGTGCCCGGCCGCTTCAAGGACTATATCTCGACCCCGAAGCAGAACGACTACCGCTCCATTCACACGACGGTGATCGGCCCCGGCCATCAGCGCGTCGAGCTTCAGATCCGCACGGCGGAGATGCACGAAATCGCCCGCTTCGGCATCGCCGCCCATGCGCTCTACAAGGATGCGACGGGCGACGAGGGGCGCGAGGAGCTTGCCAAGGAAAGCCGCGCCTTCCGCTGGTTGCAGGAGACGCTCGACCTCCTCGCCCATGGCGACAGCCCCGAGGAGTTCCTCGAACACACGCGGCTGGAGCTTTTCCAGGATCAGGTGTTCTGCTTCACGCCCAAGGGCGGGCTCATCGCCCTGCCGCGCGGCGCGACTCCGATCGATTTCGCCTATGCCGTGCACACCAAGCTCGGCGACTCGGCGGTGGGCGCCAAGATCAACGGCCGCGTCGCGCCGGTGCTGTCGCATTTGCAGAATGGCGACGAGGTGGAGATCATCCGCGCCGAGGGCCATGTGCCGCCGACCGCCTGGGAGGCCGCCGTCGCGACCGGCAAGGCGCGCGCCGCCATCCGCCGCGCGACGCGCGAGGCCGTGCGCCAGCAATATGCAGGACTCGGCCGCCAGATCGTCGAGCGCGCCTTCGAGCGGGCCGTCCGCGTTTACTCTGACGACAGGCTGAAGGCGGCGCTGAAGCGGCTCGCGCGGCCGTCGATCGACGACGTTCTGGCGGCGGTGGGGCGCGGCGAAATCTATTCGGGCGACGTCGTGAAGGCGGTCTATCCGGATTTCACCGAAGAGCGCAAAACCCCGCAGGCGCCGATGGCGCCGGGCGAGCCCGGCTGGTTCGGCGTCAAGGCCAACGCCAATGTCGTTTTCAAGGCGCCGGGCGCCTCTGGCGACGGGGACGCCGGGGCCATTCCCATCCGTGGACTGCGCGGCGACGCGCCGGTGCGCTTCGCGCCGGAGGGCGGCGCCGTGCCGGGCGATCGCATCGTCGGCATTTTCACGCCGGGCGAGGGGATCACCATCTACCCCATCCAGTCGCCCTCGCTCACCGCCTTCGACGACCAGCCCGAACGCTGGCTCGACGTGCGCTGGGACATCGACCCGGAAAACCGCGCTTTGTTCCCGGCGCGGATCGTCGCCACCGCCATCAACGAGCCCGGCACGCTCGGCGCGCTGGCGACGCTGATCGGCGAGACGGGCGCCAATATCGACAACATCGGCTTCAAGGCGCAGTCCCCCGATTTCCGGGAAATGACCTTCGATCTCGAGGTCGCGGACCTCAAGCATCTCACCAGCGTTCTGACCAAGCTGCGCGCCAGCCCCTTGATCAGCAAGGTGGAGCGAGTGATCGGGTAG
- the rpoZ gene encoding DNA-directed RNA polymerase subunit omega yields the protein MARVTVEDCIDKIENRFDLVLLAAHRARLISSGQPILVDRDRDKNPVVALREIAETALSPGDLSEDFIHSLQRHVEVDEPEAEAAPALTPAAGGDIEGEAQFDRMTEEDLLRGLEGLVPPAEVEEDGE from the coding sequence ATGGCGCGCGTCACCGTCGAAGATTGCATCGACAAGATCGAGAACCGATTCGATCTGGTTCTCCTGGCGGCGCATCGTGCGCGGTTGATTTCTTCCGGCCAGCCGATTCTCGTCGATCGGGATCGGGACAAGAACCCGGTGGTCGCCCTCCGCGAGATTGCCGAGACGGCTCTGTCGCCCGGCGATCTTTCGGAAGACTTCATCCATTCCTTGCAGCGGCACGTCGAGGTCGACGAGCCGGAGGCCGAGGCCGCGCCGGCGCTGACTCCCGCCGCGGGCGGCGACATCGAGGGCGAGGCGCAGTTCGACCGCATGACCGAGGAAGACCTTCTGCGCGGGCTGGAAGGCCTGGTGCCGCCGGCCGAGGTCGAGGAAGACGGCGAGTAA
- a CDS encoding LabA-like NYN domain-containing protein, producing MADIERIALFIDGANLYATAKSLGFDIDYKRLLREFQAKGRLIRAFYYTALIEDQEYSSIRPLIDWLDYNGYAVVTKPTKEFVDSLGRRKVKGNMDIELAVDAMEMAEHIDHMVLFSGDGDFRSLVEAVQRKGVRVSVISTITTQPPMIADELRRQADEFIDLIHLVGKIGRDPGERAERMQRYQERRPMPAPVTAGHEDDEG from the coding sequence ATGGCTGATATCGAACGTATTGCGTTATTTATTGACGGCGCCAACCTCTACGCCACCGCCAAGTCGCTTGGCTTCGACATCGACTATAAGCGCCTGCTGCGTGAGTTCCAAGCCAAGGGCCGCCTGATACGCGCATTCTATTACACGGCACTGATCGAGGATCAGGAATATTCTTCCATTCGCCCGCTGATCGACTGGCTGGACTACAACGGCTACGCTGTCGTGACGAAGCCCACGAAGGAATTCGTCGACTCGCTCGGCCGCCGCAAGGTCAAGGGGAATATGGACATCGAACTCGCGGTCGACGCGATGGAGATGGCCGAGCACATCGACCATATGGTTCTGTTCTCGGGCGACGGCGATTTCCGCTCGCTCGTCGAGGCCGTGCAGCGCAAGGGCGTGCGCGTCTCCGTCATCTCGACGATCACCACTCAGCCGCCGATGATCGCCGACGAGCTGCGCCGCCAGGCGGACGAGTTCATCGACCTCATCCACCTCGTCGGCAAGATCGGCCGTGATCCGGGCGAGCGCGCCGAGCGCATGCAGCGTTATCAGGAGCGTCGCCCCATGCCCGCGCCCGTCACTGCGGGCCACGAGGACGACGAAGGCTGA